One segment of Helicobacter anatolicus DNA contains the following:
- the hemH gene encoding ferrochelatase, producing MLLNMGGPSHLSEVKVFLKNMFNDPYILPIKNALIRKFVGYNIIRKRLEYAKNNYRAIGGKSPMVELTFLLCQKLQKKDPERFYSYAMRYAPPYTENALQEMQQKGITSIHLFSMYPQYSTTTTLSSFDAVQKALKKLNYKPKITFTERYFDNVFYLQTITQQIIQAIANKNPSEYTLILSAHSLPQSTIDKGDPYQKECEESLLGIKKILEEKNIIFQNIILAYQSKIGKMQWIGPSTESIIKQSRDKKLLIYPLSFTIDNSETSYEIHIEYKELAQKVGVLDFIACPCLNDSELFVELILNLTKRQNYESFS from the coding sequence TTGCTTTTAAATATGGGTGGTCCGAGCCATCTTAGCGAGGTGAAAGTTTTTTTAAAAAATATGTTTAATGATCCTTATATCCTACCCATAAAAAATGCACTTATACGCAAATTTGTAGGCTATAATATTATCAGAAAACGCCTAGAATATGCCAAAAATAATTATCGCGCTATTGGGGGAAAATCTCCCATGGTAGAACTCACTTTTTTATTATGCCAAAAACTACAAAAAAAAGATCCTGAAAGATTTTATTCCTATGCAATGCGTTATGCACCCCCCTACACAGAAAATGCCTTACAAGAAATGCAGCAAAAAGGTATAACATCTATCCATCTTTTTAGTATGTATCCCCAATATTCCACTACCACCACACTCTCTTCTTTTGATGCAGTACAAAAAGCATTAAAAAAGCTAAATTACAAACCTAAAATTACTTTCACTGAACGCTATTTTGACAATGTGTTTTATCTACAAACCATAACACAACAAATCATACAAGCCATTGCAAATAAAAATCCCTCCGAATATACCTTAATTCTCTCTGCTCATTCATTGCCACAAAGCACAATTGACAAAGGTGACCCTTATCAAAAAGAATGTGAAGAAAGTTTGTTAGGAATTAAAAAAATCCTTGAAGAAAAAAATATTATTTTTCAAAATATTATCTTAGCTTACCAATCAAAAATTGGTAAAATGCAGTGGATTGGCCCAAGCACAGAAAGCATAATCAAACAAAGCAGAGATAAAAAACTGCTTATTTATCCGCTAAGCTTCACAATTGACAACTCTGAAACAAGCTATGAAATTCATATAGAATATAAAGAACTTGCACAAAAAGTCGGGGTACTTGATTTTATAGCATGCCCTTGTCTTAATGACAGCGAATTGTTTGTAGAACTCATATTAAATCTTACAAAAAGGCAAAATTATGAAAGTTTTTCTTAG
- a CDS encoding thioredoxin fold domain-containing protein: MKVFLSFLILLFFLFGCKNDGKIDSETFSMGTALQQETKDAIQNLDKKSYAGLEHVFQDTSTIRTNGKYLMLVFGKNNCTYCEKFKEDIKNSQALQNQITKDFSPYYINISYNKDHLFDLGEIHQADIKTSQLSNSIYKIQVTPTIIFGDNNGKTIFEIPGYIEQHNFSKILKFITSRQWENSTNSKERMKLLQNYLNKE; the protein is encoded by the coding sequence ATGAAAGTTTTTCTTAGTTTTCTAATACTACTTTTTTTTCTGTTTGGATGTAAAAATGATGGGAAAATTGATTCTGAAACTTTTTCCATGGGGACAGCACTACAACAGGAAACAAAAGATGCCATACAAAATCTAGATAAAAAAAGCTATGCGGGTTTGGAGCATGTTTTTCAAGATACTAGCACAATAAGAACTAATGGAAAATACCTTATGTTAGTTTTTGGAAAAAATAATTGCACTTATTGTGAAAAATTCAAAGAAGATATCAAAAATTCGCAAGCATTACAAAATCAAATCACAAAAGACTTTAGCCCTTATTACATCAATATTAGTTACAATAAAGATCATTTGTTTGATCTTGGAGAAATACATCAAGCAGATATCAAAACTTCCCAACTCTCAAATAGTATTTATAAAATCCAAGTAACCCCCACTATAATTTTTGGAGACAATAATGGTAAAACAATTTTTGAAATTCCTGGATATATCGAACAACACAATTTCTCCAAAATTCTAAAGTTTATCACATCTAGACAATGGGAAAATAGCACAAATAGCAAAGAACGAATGAAGCTTTTACAAAATTATCTTAACAAGGAATAA